The proteins below come from a single Parazoarcus communis genomic window:
- a CDS encoding Hpt domain-containing protein, with protein sequence MTQAKELDLGPLTWVKSEIDLALARAAESLGEASRASDAAARIQFAQTHLHQVRGALSIVGLDGLTQFATGVDQLFGDMSRGDAVIDENSIELVGRALSSIGNYLEELAHGTPDQPLRLLPLYREIVAARGLEAPSAADLFFPDTSLRAPRRQSSAPLAPEALQPAIRGLRARFQRGLLEWLKNPTAENGPESMRAALDELESIEPSAPARALWWVGQAMVGTLGSTPESDRVEVKRLLSRLEAQLRRAGDGPQPVPERLLREMLYQVATQPARTSVQQAVRDNWQLDAMLPEPGARVSELPLAPLLQDLRGRLSELKEEWDAFSAGTAIALQRFESALDEFSAPVSRLGRPAVDRLIGGIRQFTAWLRKDPLLFSEAIAIEMATALLLTEAALDRSVPDTGFSEQVSEAIERLDALSRGEQVAAVDSSPGLEAARRAQEKEALGHVSREILSSLANIEQTLDDFFRDQSKRAPLAQLSGPLHQIEGALSLLGENDAIELVHAAGEAIAGFAEDDSPADSPADSAAFEALAHQLSALGFFVQSLQHGKSTLQQFLNGDTAASTAQADEAAAPAQPADTSMGAPGSQLTEAADAAGPDTETPSPADADVGDIASEDIASEDIGPEDAEAIAAASAEAKDEDQVPVAPAIPQVADDTRRLMESSDEDIDAELLCIFIEEAYEVLATVAEQLELSRTEPANGECLTAIRRGFHTLKGSGRMVGLRDFGEAAWALEQTLNRWLQLEWPPTSALHHLIDEAHQHFSAWVVQLESGGSQHRDVSVLLAEARRLNDSDEPAQESAVGQPAPSAPSAEAADEADIIETTLDFDLTLSEDGEVLPFGGDVETSGFLPEETSLENFPLIDEDTGIELAHDASDTVGSVAGEQALHTDDDADQANAMDLELSEVEELDFEATPAPEIEEEQADADTPLDLLQITALDETWMPPEDVLEPATEVPPVEPSDDTEAPSDLLQITALDESWLPSEETDERSGAGDTPDWTATDATEATADEPGAGPQDASAPPPDEAGAEAAEDLAETLPEAGMDTDATGPDAEEAPDLLAETPAPVEPEPEPEPEPEPEPEPEPEPEPEPEPEPEPAEFAPATPITEEEPVAEAVSEREAQQDADFVRIDDIEISRPLYDLYVAEARHHIATLHQEFARLKANPTLQLPEIALRAAHTFAGISGTARIAPLHALARALEHAEQRLRDQSAAPSADDLALFRTSVATLEAMLAEVVSKRMPLEVPDLVEQLERACRHPNAPARAMAPETSPAAASVVPAQMPEDAPATRVSDEIDEQLLPIFLDEAGELLSELHAVLRNWQTDTDNSDHPKSVARLLHTLKGSARMAGAMLLGEQLHQLESRLEASLKSGREMPALIEDLVTSLDHTEQMIDGLASGETVQAPETPDTQKTAADTGPAVSIDAAPGEADGAAASGTLRVRAELVDRFVNEAGEIGVARTRIEGELRNLRRSMLDLTENVIRLRNQLREVEIQADVQMQSRMAQAESRHTEFDPLEMDRYTRLQELTRMMAESVNDVTTVQQSLLKNLDGADIALHSQARLSRELQQALMQVRMVPFDSLADRLYRIVRKGTKELGKRANLDLRGGRIEVDRSVLEHMVAPLEHLLRNSLAHGIEAPEQRHAAGKPEIGQITLSVSQEGNEIVLELADDGAGLDFERIAERARANGLLAADETADERRLTNLIFVPGFSTAGTVSAVSGRGVGMDVVKAETAAVGGRIDVSSAPDAGTVFRIYLPLTLAVTQALLVRAAGRHFAIPSSMVAQVMELKADALERLCKDGGTDWMGQHYAYRYLPRLLGDAVSQPEIQRYNWVLLLRAGAQTLALHVDALRGNQEIIVKNAGPQLTRIVGMSGATVLGDGEIVLILNPVALASRGLSGNDVVAVTEAHELPPQPAAEPLHVPTVMVVDDSLTVRKITGRLLEREGYRVITAKDGVDALEALIDTVPDVMLCDIEMPRMDGFDLVRNIRADARTKDVPVVMITSRLADKHRSYAMEVGANHYLGKPYQEEELLGLIAGYARRN encoded by the coding sequence ATGACGCAAGCCAAGGAACTGGATCTGGGTCCGCTGACCTGGGTCAAGAGCGAAATCGATCTGGCCCTCGCCCGCGCTGCAGAAAGCCTGGGCGAAGCAAGTCGCGCAAGCGATGCGGCTGCCCGCATCCAGTTCGCGCAGACCCACCTGCACCAGGTCCGCGGCGCGCTGTCCATCGTCGGCCTTGACGGGCTGACCCAGTTTGCAACCGGCGTCGACCAGCTGTTCGGCGACATGAGCCGCGGTGACGCGGTGATTGACGAGAACAGCATCGAGCTGGTCGGCCGCGCGCTCTCGAGCATCGGCAACTATCTCGAAGAGCTCGCACATGGCACGCCGGACCAGCCCTTGCGTCTGCTGCCGCTCTACCGCGAGATCGTCGCTGCACGCGGCCTCGAGGCACCCTCGGCTGCAGACCTGTTCTTCCCCGATACCAGCCTGCGCGCGCCGCGGCGTCAGTCGTCAGCACCGCTCGCGCCGGAAGCCCTGCAGCCGGCCATCCGGGGTCTGCGAGCCCGCTTCCAGCGCGGGCTGCTCGAATGGCTCAAGAACCCGACGGCCGAGAACGGCCCTGAATCGATGCGTGCCGCACTCGACGAGCTCGAGTCAATCGAACCGAGTGCGCCCGCACGCGCGCTGTGGTGGGTTGGTCAGGCCATGGTCGGCACCCTGGGTAGCACGCCGGAATCGGACAGGGTCGAGGTCAAGCGCCTGCTGTCCCGACTGGAAGCGCAGTTGCGCCGCGCAGGTGACGGTCCGCAACCCGTGCCCGAGCGCCTGTTGCGCGAAATGCTCTATCAGGTGGCGACGCAGCCGGCTCGGACAAGTGTTCAGCAGGCCGTCCGTGACAACTGGCAACTGGACGCCATGCTGCCCGAGCCGGGCGCTCGCGTCAGCGAACTGCCGCTGGCCCCCTTGCTGCAGGATCTTCGCGGCCGCCTCTCCGAGCTCAAGGAAGAATGGGACGCTTTCAGCGCCGGCACGGCGATTGCGCTGCAACGTTTCGAGAGCGCACTGGACGAATTCTCCGCCCCGGTCAGCCGGCTCGGCCGCCCTGCCGTCGACCGCCTGATTGGCGGCATCCGTCAATTCACCGCCTGGCTGCGCAAGGACCCGCTGCTTTTCTCCGAAGCCATTGCCATCGAGATGGCGACGGCCCTGCTTCTGACGGAGGCAGCACTCGACCGCAGCGTGCCCGACACCGGCTTCTCCGAGCAGGTCAGCGAGGCTATCGAACGGCTCGACGCCCTCAGCAGAGGCGAGCAGGTGGCCGCGGTCGACAGCTCGCCCGGCCTCGAGGCAGCACGACGCGCGCAGGAAAAGGAAGCCCTTGGCCATGTCTCGCGCGAGATCCTTTCCAGCCTGGCCAACATCGAACAGACGCTGGACGACTTCTTCCGCGATCAGAGCAAACGCGCACCGCTGGCCCAGCTCTCGGGCCCGCTGCACCAGATCGAGGGCGCCCTGTCGCTGCTCGGCGAAAACGATGCCATCGAACTGGTTCACGCCGCGGGCGAGGCCATCGCCGGCTTTGCAGAGGACGACAGCCCGGCCGACAGCCCGGCCGACAGCGCGGCATTCGAAGCGCTCGCCCATCAGTTGTCGGCACTGGGCTTTTTCGTGCAGTCGCTGCAGCATGGCAAGTCCACGCTGCAGCAGTTCCTGAACGGCGACACGGCAGCCTCCACGGCGCAGGCGGATGAAGCCGCCGCCCCGGCGCAGCCAGCCGACACCAGCATGGGCGCACCCGGCTCACAGCTCACCGAAGCTGCCGACGCGGCAGGTCCCGACACCGAGACGCCGTCCCCTGCTGACGCGGACGTCGGGGACATCGCCTCCGAGGACATCGCCTCCGAGGACATTGGCCCCGAGGACGCGGAGGCCATTGCGGCCGCGAGCGCAGAAGCGAAGGACGAAGATCAGGTCCCCGTGGCACCGGCCATCCCGCAGGTTGCGGACGACACCCGCCGCCTGATGGAGTCGAGCGACGAGGATATCGACGCCGAACTGCTGTGCATCTTCATCGAAGAGGCATACGAAGTGCTGGCAACGGTTGCCGAACAGCTGGAGCTGTCGCGCACCGAGCCCGCAAACGGCGAATGCCTGACCGCCATCCGTCGCGGTTTCCACACCCTCAAGGGCAGCGGACGGATGGTCGGGCTGCGTGATTTCGGTGAGGCCGCGTGGGCACTTGAGCAAACCCTCAATCGCTGGCTCCAGCTCGAGTGGCCGCCCACATCCGCGCTGCACCACCTCATCGACGAGGCCCACCAGCACTTTTCGGCGTGGGTGGTGCAGCTTGAAAGCGGCGGCTCGCAGCATCGCGATGTGTCGGTTCTGCTCGCCGAGGCCAGGCGCCTCAATGACAGCGACGAGCCCGCGCAGGAGTCGGCGGTCGGACAGCCTGCGCCCAGCGCCCCCTCCGCCGAAGCTGCGGACGAAGCGGACATCATCGAAACCACACTCGACTTCGACCTCACGCTATCCGAGGACGGCGAGGTACTGCCCTTCGGCGGCGACGTAGAGACGTCCGGTTTCCTGCCGGAAGAAACCTCGCTGGAGAACTTCCCCCTCATCGACGAAGACACCGGCATCGAGCTCGCACATGATGCGTCGGACACGGTCGGCTCCGTCGCCGGAGAGCAGGCGCTGCACACAGACGACGACGCTGACCAGGCCAATGCCATGGACCTGGAGCTGTCCGAAGTCGAAGAACTCGATTTCGAGGCAACCCCCGCACCGGAAATCGAGGAAGAACAGGCCGACGCCGACACCCCGCTCGACCTGCTGCAGATCACCGCGCTCGACGAAACCTGGATGCCACCCGAGGACGTGCTCGAACCGGCGACCGAAGTGCCGCCCGTCGAGCCATCCGACGACACCGAGGCCCCCTCCGATCTGCTGCAGATCACGGCACTCGACGAATCGTGGCTGCCTTCGGAGGAGACGGACGAGCGCTCAGGCGCTGGCGATACGCCCGACTGGACAGCCACAGACGCGACCGAAGCCACAGCCGATGAACCCGGTGCCGGCCCGCAGGACGCGTCCGCGCCCCCCCCCGACGAAGCCGGCGCCGAGGCCGCAGAGGACCTGGCGGAAACCCTGCCCGAAGCCGGGATGGACACCGACGCAACTGGGCCCGACGCTGAAGAAGCGCCGGACCTCCTCGCTGAAACGCCCGCACCCGTTGAGCCTGAGCCTGAGCCTGAGCCTGAGCCTGAGCCTGAGCCTGAGCCTGAGCCTGAGCCTGAGCCTGAGCCTGAGCCTGAGCCTGAGCCTGCAGAGTTTGCTCCGGCCACGCCGATCACCGAAGAGGAACCGGTGGCCGAAGCTGTGTCGGAGCGAGAAGCGCAGCAGGACGCAGACTTCGTCCGCATCGACGATATCGAGATCTCCCGCCCGCTGTACGACCTGTATGTGGCGGAAGCCCGCCATCACATCGCCACCCTGCACCAGGAGTTCGCCCGCCTCAAGGCCAACCCGACGCTGCAACTGCCCGAGATCGCACTTCGCGCCGCACACACCTTTGCCGGCATTTCCGGGACGGCTCGCATTGCGCCGCTCCATGCCCTGGCACGTGCACTTGAGCACGCAGAGCAACGTCTGCGCGACCAGTCCGCAGCGCCTTCGGCCGACGATCTGGCGCTGTTCAGAACCAGCGTCGCCACGCTGGAGGCCATGCTCGCCGAGGTCGTCAGCAAACGCATGCCACTCGAGGTGCCCGACCTGGTGGAGCAGCTAGAACGTGCGTGCCGGCATCCCAACGCCCCCGCCCGGGCCATGGCGCCGGAGACGTCCCCCGCTGCCGCGAGCGTCGTACCGGCCCAGATGCCGGAGGACGCCCCGGCGACGCGCGTCAGCGATGAAATCGACGAGCAGTTGCTGCCGATATTCCTCGATGAAGCCGGCGAACTGCTCAGCGAACTGCATGCCGTGCTGCGTAACTGGCAGACCGACACTGATAATTCCGATCACCCGAAGAGCGTTGCGCGCCTGCTCCACACCCTGAAAGGCAGCGCACGCATGGCCGGTGCAATGCTGCTCGGCGAGCAGCTCCACCAGCTCGAATCGCGTCTCGAAGCATCGCTCAAGAGCGGCCGCGAGATGCCGGCCCTGATCGAGGATCTGGTCACCAGCCTCGACCATACCGAACAGATGATCGACGGCCTGGCAAGCGGAGAAACAGTCCAGGCGCCCGAAACACCCGACACGCAGAAGACTGCAGCCGACACCGGCCCGGCAGTCAGCATCGACGCCGCCCCGGGCGAGGCCGACGGTGCCGCCGCATCCGGTACGCTGAGGGTACGTGCAGAACTGGTCGATCGCTTCGTGAACGAGGCCGGCGAAATCGGGGTTGCCCGCACTCGGATCGAGGGCGAGCTGCGCAACCTGCGCCGCTCGATGCTCGACCTGACCGAGAACGTCATCCGCCTGCGCAATCAGTTGCGCGAGGTCGAGATCCAGGCCGACGTGCAGATGCAGTCGCGCATGGCGCAGGCCGAATCCAGACACACCGAGTTCGACCCGCTCGAGATGGACCGCTACACCCGGCTGCAGGAACTCACCCGGATGATGGCCGAGAGCGTCAACGACGTCACGACGGTGCAGCAGAGTCTTCTGAAGAACCTCGACGGCGCCGACATCGCCCTGCACAGCCAGGCCCGCCTGTCGCGCGAATTGCAGCAGGCACTGATGCAGGTGCGGATGGTGCCGTTCGACAGCCTCGCCGACCGCCTCTACCGCATCGTGCGCAAGGGCACCAAGGAGCTGGGCAAGCGCGCCAACCTTGACCTGCGCGGTGGCCGCATCGAAGTCGACCGCAGCGTGCTCGAGCACATGGTGGCACCGCTCGAGCACCTGTTGCGCAACTCGCTTGCTCACGGCATCGAAGCGCCTGAGCAAAGACACGCTGCAGGCAAACCCGAGATCGGTCAGATCACCCTGAGCGTTAGCCAGGAAGGCAACGAAATCGTGCTCGAGCTTGCCGACGACGGCGCCGGCCTCGACTTCGAGCGCATCGCGGAAAGAGCGCGCGCCAACGGCCTGCTGGCAGCAGACGAAACCGCCGACGAGCGTCGCCTGACGAACCTGATCTTCGTGCCCGGCTTCTCCACCGCAGGCACCGTTTCCGCAGTCTCAGGGCGCGGCGTCGGCATGGACGTGGTGAAGGCCGAGACTGCTGCGGTCGGTGGCCGCATCGACGTCAGCAGCGCGCCGGATGCCGGCACCGTGTTCCGCATCTACCTGCCACTGACCCTGGCCGTTACCCAGGCCCTGCTGGTGCGCGCGGCGGGACGCCATTTCGCGATTCCGTCGAGCATGGTGGCTCAGGTCATGGAGCTCAAGGCCGACGCACTCGAACGCCTGTGCAAGGATGGTGGCACCGACTGGATGGGGCAGCACTATGCGTACCGCTATCTGCCACGTCTGCTTGGCGACGCGGTCAGCCAGCCGGAAATCCAGCGCTATAACTGGGTGCTGTTGCTGCGCGCCGGCGCACAGACGCTTGCGCTGCATGTCGACGCCCTGCGCGGCAACCAGGAAATCATCGTCAAGAATGCCGGCCCTCAGCTCACCCGCATTGTGGGCATGTCGGGCGCGACCGTGCTTGGCGACGGCGAGATCGTACTCATCCTGAACCCTGTCGCACTGGCCAGTCGCGGCCTGAGCGGCAATGATGTCGTTGCGGTGACGGAAGCACATGAACTGCCGCCCCAACCCGCCGCCGAGCCGCTGCACGTACCGACGGTGATGGTGGTCGACGATTCACTCACCGTACGCAAGATTACCGGCCGCCTGCTCGAACGCGAGGGTTACCGGGTCATCACCGCCAAGGATGGCGTGGACGCCCTCGAGGCCCTGATCGACACGGTACCGGACGTCATGCTGTGCGACATCGAGATGCCGCGCATGGACGGCTTTGACCTGGTGCGTAACATCCGCGCGGATGCGCGCACGAAAGACGTGCCGGTCGTCATGATCACCTCGCGACTGGCGGACAAGCATCGCAGTTACGCGATGGAGGTCGGTGCCAACCACTACCTGGGCAAGCCCTATCAGGAAGAGGAGTTGCTCGGTCTCATCGCGGGCTACGCCAGACGCAACTAA
- a CDS encoding cryptochrome/photolyase family protein — protein sequence MHAALVWFRRDLRHFDHAALHHALRHADKVYCVFVFDRDILDALLSREDRRVGFIHHAVTELDAALDALARAAGGRGAGLIVRHGRAVEEIPRLARALGVDQVCVNRDYEPAAITRDSKVAEELAAAGISFVDFKDQVIFERDEVLTQGRTPFSVFTPYRNAWMKKLDDFFVRAYPVEKHAGALAPKPAGELVPALDEIGFGPGNLAELRMPLGVTGGRTLFEEFKGRIDRYKRTRDFPAVKGVSYLSTHLRFGTVSIRELVAYAWQHGGEGAETWLSELVWRDFYHMILWHHPRVVETTFKPEYVRVQWDDVPELFAAWCEARTGYPLVDAAMRQLNQTGYMHNRLRMIVASFLTKDLGVDWRLGERYFADHLIDFDLAANNGGWQWAASTGCDAQPYFRIFNPVTQSEKFDPEGRFIRRYLPELERVPNKFVHAPWTMGGIDQTAAGTRIGVDYPAPVVDHASARARTLSRFGVVKAG from the coding sequence ATGCATGCTGCACTTGTCTGGTTTCGCCGCGATCTGCGCCACTTCGACCATGCGGCCCTGCATCACGCCCTGCGTCATGCGGACAAGGTCTATTGCGTGTTCGTGTTCGATCGCGACATCCTCGACGCCCTGCTCTCGAGGGAGGACCGTCGGGTCGGCTTCATCCATCATGCGGTGACCGAGCTCGATGCGGCACTCGATGCTTTGGCGCGTGCGGCTGGCGGTCGTGGCGCGGGCCTGATCGTGCGTCACGGCAGGGCCGTGGAGGAGATCCCGCGCCTGGCTCGGGCGCTCGGTGTCGATCAGGTGTGCGTCAATCGCGATTACGAGCCTGCCGCGATCACGCGTGACAGCAAGGTGGCGGAGGAGTTGGCGGCGGCCGGCATCAGCTTCGTCGATTTCAAGGATCAGGTGATCTTCGAGCGCGACGAGGTGCTGACCCAGGGCCGCACGCCCTTCAGTGTCTTCACCCCCTATCGGAACGCCTGGATGAAGAAGCTCGACGACTTCTTCGTCCGTGCGTATCCGGTGGAGAAGCATGCTGGCGCACTTGCGCCGAAGCCGGCCGGGGAGCTTGTTCCGGCCCTGGACGAAATCGGCTTCGGCCCAGGAAATCTCGCCGAACTGCGCATGCCGCTGGGGGTGACGGGCGGGCGCACGCTGTTCGAGGAGTTCAAGGGCCGCATCGACCGCTACAAGCGGACGCGCGACTTTCCTGCGGTGAAGGGCGTGTCGTATCTGTCCACCCATCTGCGTTTCGGCACGGTGTCGATACGCGAACTGGTGGCCTATGCCTGGCAGCATGGCGGGGAGGGGGCGGAAACCTGGCTCAGCGAACTGGTGTGGCGCGACTTCTACCACATGATCCTGTGGCACCACCCGCGCGTGGTGGAGACCACCTTCAAGCCCGAGTACGTGCGCGTGCAGTGGGACGATGTGCCCGAGCTGTTCGCGGCCTGGTGCGAAGCCCGTACCGGCTACCCGCTCGTGGATGCTGCGATGCGCCAGCTCAACCAGACCGGCTACATGCACAACCGTCTGCGGATGATCGTGGCCTCCTTCCTGACCAAGGATCTCGGCGTCGACTGGCGTCTGGGCGAGCGCTATTTTGCCGATCACCTCATCGACTTCGATCTGGCCGCAAACAATGGCGGCTGGCAGTGGGCCGCGTCGACCGGTTGCGACGCGCAGCCCTATTTCCGCATCTTCAATCCGGTGACGCAGTCGGAAAAATTCGATCCCGAGGGGCGCTTCATTCGCCGCTATCTGCCTGAGCTCGAACGTGTGCCGAACAAGTTCGTCCATGCGCCGTGGACGATGGGCGGCATTGACCAGACTGCGGCGGGCACCCGGATCGGCGTCGACTATCCGGCACCTGTCGTCGATCATGCCAGCGCGCGGGCGCGCACGCTGTCGCGCTTCGGCGTCGTGAAGGCCGGCTGA
- a CDS encoding YqgE/AlgH family protein: MDTVSSNLTHHFLIAMPSMADPHFARALTYIAEHNDQGALGVIVNRPIDMTLATLFERIELPLDAEGFADQPVYFGGPVQTDRGFVLHRPSGEWHSTLRVNDEVGLTSSRDILQVIGATGEPSEVLVSLGYAGWDAGQLEQELADNAWLTVPADMAIIFDLPPEERLAAAMLKLGVDFAKLSEVAGHA; the protein is encoded by the coding sequence ATGGATACCGTCTCGAGCAATCTCACGCACCACTTCCTGATCGCCATGCCCAGCATGGCGGATCCGCATTTCGCCCGTGCGCTGACCTATATCGCGGAACACAACGACCAGGGTGCTCTGGGCGTGATCGTGAACCGGCCGATCGACATGACGCTCGCGACCCTGTTCGAGCGCATCGAACTGCCGCTCGACGCAGAAGGCTTCGCCGACCAGCCGGTGTATTTCGGCGGGCCAGTGCAGACCGACCGTGGCTTCGTGCTGCATCGCCCGAGCGGCGAATGGCACTCGACCTTGCGCGTCAATGACGAGGTCGGGCTCACCAGCAGCCGCGACATCCTGCAGGTGATCGGCGCCACCGGCGAACCCAGCGAAGTGCTGGTCAGCCTCGGCTATGCCGGCTGGGATGCGGGACAGCTCGAGCAGGAACTGGCGGACAATGCCTGGCTGACGGTACCTGCCGACATGGCAATCATCTTCGACCTGCCACCCGAGGAGCGCCTGGCCGCCGCGATGCTGAAGCTGGGGGTCGACTTCGCGAAACTGAGCGAGGTTGCCGGGCATGCCTGA
- the ruvX gene encoding Holliday junction resolvase RuvX — MPESAAAATPPALPARGSLLGFDFGLARIGVASGELETGHAAALETLHEESNNARFGAIARLIDEWKPVALVVGLPRHLDGDEHELSARCRRFANQLHGRFGLPVMLTDERLSSVEAEQQLREAGVKQWRERKQQLDAVAAQLILQHFLDSIRHAKS, encoded by the coding sequence ATGCCTGAAAGCGCGGCGGCTGCAACGCCGCCTGCACTGCCTGCACGTGGCAGCCTCCTTGGCTTCGACTTCGGCCTGGCGCGCATTGGCGTGGCCAGCGGCGAACTCGAAACCGGTCATGCAGCGGCCCTTGAGACCCTGCACGAAGAAAGCAACAATGCCCGCTTTGGCGCCATCGCCAGGCTGATTGACGAGTGGAAACCTGTGGCCCTCGTCGTCGGCCTGCCCCGTCACCTCGATGGCGACGAGCATGAACTCAGCGCACGCTGCCGCCGCTTTGCCAATCAGCTGCACGGCCGCTTCGGCCTGCCGGTCATGCTGACCGACGAACGCCTGTCTTCGGTCGAGGCCGAACAGCAACTGCGCGAGGCCGGCGTCAAGCAATGGCGCGAACGCAAGCAGCAACTCGACGCCGTCGCTGCTCAACTGATCCTGCAACACTTTCTGGACTCCATCCGACATGCCAAGTCTTGA
- the pyrR gene encoding bifunctional pyr operon transcriptional regulator/uracil phosphoribosyltransferase PyrR produces the protein MPSLDAENLCRQLAEQLRPHITPTTALVGIRTGGLWLAERLHAMLGISQPLGAIDVSFYRDDYGARGLHTKPQRTEIPFSVEAAHVIIVDDVLYTGRTTRAALNELFDFGRPACVELAVLVDRGGRELPVAARYCALTLPEPMPASQNLQLERDEDGSLNLRTVDA, from the coding sequence ATGCCAAGTCTTGATGCAGAAAACCTGTGCCGGCAGCTTGCCGAACAGCTGCGCCCCCACATCACCCCCACCACTGCCCTGGTTGGCATTCGTACCGGCGGCCTGTGGCTGGCCGAACGCCTGCACGCCATGCTCGGCATCAGCCAGCCGCTGGGGGCGATCGACGTCTCCTTCTATCGCGACGACTACGGCGCCCGGGGCCTGCACACCAAGCCACAGCGCACCGAGATCCCCTTCAGCGTCGAAGCGGCGCACGTCATCATCGTCGATGACGTGCTCTACACCGGCCGCACCACCCGTGCCGCGCTGAACGAGCTGTTCGACTTCGGCCGCCCTGCCTGCGTCGAGCTGGCCGTTCTGGTGGATCGCGGCGGGCGCGAACTCCCTGTCGCCGCCCGCTATTGCGCCCTGACCCTGCCCGAACCCATGCCTGCGTCGCAGAACCTGCAACTGGAGCGCGACGAAGACGGCAGCCTGAACCTGAGGACGGTCGATGCTTAA
- a CDS encoding aspartate carbamoyltransferase catalytic subunit, which translates to MLNPQLNKNGELQHLLTLDGLPRDIINAILDTAAPFTEVAEREVKKLPLLRGKSIFNLFFENSTRTRTTFEIAAKRLSADVVNLNVSTSSTAKGESLLDTVDNLCAMQADMFVVRHAASGAPFLIAQHLRANGRNDIHVVNAGDGRHAHPTQGLLDMYTIRHYKQDFTKLTVAIVGDVLHSRVARSQICALTTLGVPEVRVIGPKTLLPTDIEKMGVRVFHDMSEGLRGVDVVMMLRLQNERMNGALLPTPQEFYKVWGLTAEKLAQAKPDAIVMHPGPMNRGVEIDSAVADGAQAVILPQVTFGIAVRMAVMSMLAGQ; encoded by the coding sequence ATGCTTAATCCCCAGCTCAACAAGAACGGCGAGCTGCAGCACCTGCTCACGCTGGACGGCCTGCCGCGCGACATCATCAACGCCATTCTCGATACCGCCGCACCCTTTACCGAAGTGGCCGAGCGCGAGGTCAAGAAGCTGCCGCTGCTGCGCGGCAAGAGCATCTTCAACCTGTTCTTCGAGAACTCCACGCGCACCCGCACCACCTTCGAGATCGCCGCCAAGCGCCTGTCAGCCGACGTGGTGAACCTCAACGTGTCGACCAGCTCCACGGCCAAGGGCGAGAGTCTGCTCGACACCGTCGACAACCTGTGCGCGATGCAGGCCGACATGTTCGTGGTGCGCCATGCCGCCAGCGGCGCGCCCTTCCTGATCGCCCAGCACCTGCGCGCCAACGGCCGCAACGACATCCACGTCGTCAACGCCGGCGACGGTCGTCATGCCCACCCCACCCAGGGTCTGCTGGACATGTACACGATCCGGCACTACAAGCAGGACTTCACCAAGCTGACGGTTGCCATCGTCGGCGACGTACTGCACTCGCGCGTGGCACGTTCGCAGATCTGCGCGCTCACCACGCTGGGTGTGCCCGAAGTCCGCGTCATCGGCCCTAAAACACTGCTGCCGACCGACATCGAGAAAATGGGCGTACGCGTGTTCCACGACATGAGCGAAGGCCTGCGCGGCGTCGACGTCGTGATGATGCTGCGCCTGCAGAACGAACGCATGAACGGTGCGCTGCTGCCCACACCTCAGGAGTTCTACAAGGTCTGGGGCCTGACCGCGGAAAAACTCGCACAGGCCAAGCCCGACGCTATCGTGATGCACCCGGGACCGATGAACCGCGGCGTCGAGATCGACTCTGCCGTCGCCGATGGCGCGCAGGCGGTGATCCTGCCCCAGGTGACCTTCGGCATTGCCGTCCGCATGGCGGTCATGAGCATGCTTGCCGGCCAGTAA